The following proteins are encoded in a genomic region of Saccharopolyspora antimicrobica:
- a CDS encoding vWA domain-containing protein → MAEGPYTMKQKCLPTYVVIDASYSMTPYQDTLNQTLARLHRKLAGSPRVSEFALMSIIAFSSSAQVVIEMTDMEKIPVMPDVVCNGKTDYRAAFDLVRSRIDVDVPALNAQGKAVLRPAMFFLTDGQPTEPGWEAAFRELVDPAWKRHPHVITYGFGSVQSEVLSKVATKAAFYAEPGTRNDEALGQAINSLLNSLVASSRSEEMQIPTVAEGYRTIPVEYMD, encoded by the coding sequence ATGGCCGAAGGCCCGTACACGATGAAGCAGAAGTGCCTGCCGACCTACGTCGTGATCGACGCCTCCTACTCGATGACGCCGTACCAGGACACGCTGAACCAGACGCTCGCGCGGCTGCACCGGAAGCTGGCGGGCAGCCCCAGGGTGTCCGAGTTCGCGCTCATGTCGATCATCGCGTTCTCCTCGTCGGCCCAGGTCGTGATCGAGATGACCGACATGGAGAAGATCCCGGTCATGCCCGACGTGGTGTGCAACGGCAAGACCGACTACCGCGCGGCTTTCGACCTGGTGCGCAGCCGGATCGACGTGGACGTTCCCGCGCTCAACGCGCAGGGCAAGGCGGTGCTGCGGCCCGCGATGTTCTTCCTCACCGACGGCCAGCCCACCGAACCGGGCTGGGAGGCCGCCTTCCGCGAGCTCGTGGACCCGGCCTGGAAGCGGCACCCGCACGTGATCACCTACGGGTTCGGCTCGGTGCAGAGCGAGGTGCTGAGCAAGGTCGCCACCAAGGCCGCCTTCTACGCCGAGCCGGGCACGCGCAACGACGAAGCCCTCGGCCAGGCGATCAACAGCCTGCTGAACTCGCTGGTCGCCTCCTCCCGCAGCGAGGAGATGCAGATCCCGACCGTGGCCGAGGGATACCGGACCATCCCCGTCGAGTACATGGACTGA